The genome window TCTGCCACAAggcatatttatatacatgtctGCATGACATGCCATGAGCCATCCATCACTGACaagtggggagagagagagagaggttgagcAAAACAAGGAGGCTGGGAAGGCTTTCAATTCATTGATGGGATCATGAAGGGGAGGGCGTGGACAGTAAGTAGGGTTCATAAATGGCCTTTCATCCAACACCCATCAAAGGAGGACGATTCAATGGTGGACGAGTAGAGTGACCTTAAATGCCTGAAATCCCTCCCAAGACCGTACGGACGGCGTAGGGCTGGGATCGCCTCCAATTATTGTACGGGCGCAGTTATGATGGAGGATTCAAATCCCGCGTAGTGGGTTGGACCTCTACGAGCGATAGGGAACGGGCCCCATCGTAATGGACGGCTATGATGTGGCAATTGGATGGTGACTTTGAAGGCGTGGTTGGAGAGGATCTATCCCTCCGACTCGGAGAGTTATCAACCATCAAAATCTAAGTCTTTGCTAATCTATTTTTGGCTAACTTTAATGGTTTCCTTTCTGGTGTTGCTAAATTCAGTACATGAAAAATTGcaaatttaatattaataataataataataataataataataataagctacTGGGTTAAAAGGATACATCTTTTAAATGAGATTAGGAATTCCAAAGGGGAGATGACAAAGCtcaaaataaataattaggaAGAAATGAGCACAAATAGAAATTAAGAAACATGagataaatataaaagaaaataggATTGATTATATGATTAATTAACAAGTAGTCAGTGAATTCTATCATCTTTTCTCCTCCGATAATTTGTTTCCTATGTCAACAGATGAGATCACCTTCAGAAAATGAACCACAGAAAAATGCAATTAGCAACACATAAATAATTTGTTTCATAAAATAGGATTATGTTTCAAGGTGAGCATAGTTTGATCAATCAAGTACAACACTAGATAATTTGTGATCATCAATTGAATTCTAGTTTCGAGAGGAAACAATTGCAAGGCCATGCAATGAATTCTAGAGATTTGCGATGGAAGAAGGCCAACGACGTCCATAAAGGATGAAGAAAGAGGCTTTGATAGCAAATCTAACTACAAATGACAAAACCGTGTCATTTCATGGCAGCTCTAATGCACCTCGTGACCGTCTTCCTCCCACAACCACACCATTAAGTGCCGTGAATTCATGAACTCGTTCGAGTGGGTGAGCATTCAtgagcatgcatgcatgctctAACCCCTCGTATTCTCACAAACAATGAAAGAAACGAAAGGagctatgcttacacaaacaacagCCTCCACCGCCTCCATGAAATAAATGGCCAAAGGAGCATAAATATACTCACCAATGCCAACAACTACAATAAattggactctctctctctctctctctctctctctctggccatGAAGTCATAAACTCCTCTAGTAAGTATACGACGAGGCATGAGAAGTCGATCGACACTCACGTCCATGCCACATTGAAGGTTTTGATGGGTCAACTTTGAGAAGCCTTTGAATGGTTAAGGTTATGTAATAATATTAGGTCGATTGTGATGTACCAAATGAACTCATCAAAGATGGAAACTCCATTGCATAGATTTTTTGTACTAAACTCACTCAGCAAAAATCAAAAGTTTAAGATCTCATTCGGTAAATTTTAGAAGATGTCAACAACTTTACatagtaaaaaaatttaagtgTTGATAATAACACTTATCtttcgataaatttatcattcactaaaaaagaaaaaaaaactttacgAGGTTTTTCTCTTATATTCAAAATAGTAGTTCAAAAGGTAATAATGAACATgtaaaatcctaaataatcccattaAGAAATGTGAGAAGAATTGAGTTGATTTATAATATTAAACAACTCTATTATCATTAACTTGACTTTAAGGTTTTTGTTAATAGAACTAAGTTGTGTATATTTTTTCTCAccattatgatgatgatgatgatgaaattatgattattttgTGAGAACTACACCAAATAGACTTGAGAAATAATTgtgttaaataaaaaatatatatatcatatgcatGCACAATCTATAATATCCTTATATAGTTTCTAACATTAGAACATCGATTAGGGTTTCTTCCATCATTAGCTCGGTTTACAACTTAGTGTTATTAATAATTACATAATAAAAATCAGTTGAAAAAGATATTAATTGAGTTAATTAATTTTCAAATCTAAGTTACTTATTGATTTCAAAATTAGTCTACTAAAAATGAAGTTAATATGCAATTTTTGCCAACCATCCTTTTGTTTCCAAATAAGCTTTTTTTATATTGTTTTTCTTGACATTTACATTTCcaattttatcatataaaataaagacttttatataattatataaagacCAAAACACCCTCCACATATGTCAGTAAATATGAGTTCATTGGTGTCATTTGCTATGGACATCGGGCTAAAAATGTCATGCAAAAACCCTCGACTCCATTTAAGCACGCCTTAACAGTTTCAACGGCCGTCGTTCGAAAGGACCATGAACGTTGCCTCCGCCCACCCTTTGCAGTCCGCCCTCCTCTGCCTCCTCCGCCAGCGCAAGCGCATCCGATCCTTCGACCAAATCCACGCTCTGCTCCTCACGTCCGGCGTCACCAAGGACTCCTTCGTGGCCGCCGAGGTCGCCGCCCTTCTTCCTGCTTTTGTGGCTCCTCCCGCGGCCTACTCAGCCGTCAAGCACATCCACGGCGTCCGCCGCTACCAGTTCCCCCTGCTCTTCAACTCTTTGATCTCCGGCTATGCCAGGAGCAAGCACCCACACCTGGGCATCGTCGCGTATAAGCTTATGCTCGCTGACAGCGTCTTTCCCGATAGGTACACCTTCCCGATCGTTCTGAAATCTTGCATCAAGTTCTCGGGGATCGGCGAAGCCAGGCAGCTTCAAGGTGCCGCAGTTAAGCTGCGGTTCTCGTGCGATCTGTTTGTCCAGAATGCACTTGTTCACGTATATGCAGTGTGTGAGGAATATGGTGATGCAGGTCTCCTGTTTGACGAAATGCCCATTAAAGACGCGGTCTCCTGGACCAGCTTGATCTCGGGATATGTGAAAGGTGGATTATTCGGAAAAGCTCTGCAATTGTTTTCTCTGATGGATGTGGAGCCGAACATTGCAACTCTAGTTAGCATCATCGTCGCCTGTGGGAGATTGGGGGCTTTGAATGTGGGCAGGGCAATACATGCATTGATATTGAAGCATGACTATGGGTTGAGTCTGGTTGCTGGAAATGCCCTTTTGGATATGTACTTGAAGTGCGAGTGTTTGGAGGAGGCCAGACAGATCTTTGATGAACTTCCTGAAAGGGACATAGTTTCATGGACTAGTTTTATTAGTGGGTTAGTGCAATGCAAGCTTCCCAAGGAAGCTATGGATGTTTTCAATTCCATGCAGGCTTCTGGAGTGGAGCCAGACAATGTCACTCTATGTAGTGTTCTGTCAGCTTGTGCGAGCTTGGGGGCATTGTCTTCTGGGAGATGGGTCCATGAGTACATAGAGCGAAAGGGCATTCAGTGGGATGTTCATCTAGGGACCGCAATGGTTGACATGTACTCTAAGTGTGGATGCGTAGATATGGCAGTGCACAGCTTTCATGAGATGCCACATAAGAATGTTACCTCGTGGAATGCATTGCTTGGTGCCCTAGCCACTCATGGTCATGGTAATGAAGCTCTCAAGTACTTCGAACAAATGGCGGGAGTTGGTGTCATTCCTAATGAGGTTACCTTTGTAGCTATTCTTTGTGCATGTTGTCATTCCGGCTTAGTAAAAGAGGGTTGTCATATGTTTGATTTGATGACTAAATCCTACAAACTTGTGCCATGGATAGAACACTATGGATGCATGGTTGATTTGCTTGGTAGAGCTGGGTTCATATCAGAAGCTTATGGACTTGTTAGATCCATGCCAATTAGAGCTGACACTTATGTATGGGGAGCTTTACTGAGCGCTTGCAAAGCTCATGGAAATGTGGAACTTTCTCAAGAAATCTTATGCCACCTTCTTGAGCTGGAGCCTTCTGACAGCGGCGTGTATGTGCTCCTCTCTAACATATTTGCTGCAGATTGTAGGTGGGCAGATGTAACAAGGGTGAGGAGGCTGATGAGGCAGAGCAGTGTAAAGAAAGAAACAGGAACCAGTATTGTCGAGGTGAATGGTGAAGCTCATGAGTTTATAGTTGGAGAGTTTCTCCACCCATTGAAGGAGGACATTTTGCTAGCCTTGTGTACTCTAGATAAACAATTGCAACATGGTGAACTATAGCAGGGATTCAAAACTAGTGGAAGGTGGTGCAGGCTCTCGAAAACTCTTTCCAGGTTTGACTCAAGTAACTTGCACCTTCAGCACAACAAGGGCAACAGAAGATAAACAGAGCTCACAGTCGACTATATTCCACGAATGTATCATGGTTCAAGTCTGCTGATATAAGCAttcaaaagaaagaagataagCACAAAGTTATGTCTACTGAAGCTGGAAGTCCTGTAAAAAATTTATGCAAGTGGGAGTTGATGGGTTATTGAAAGTTGGGCAATCGACAAGCTGATGTCCCAAATATTTGGGTATGCATTGCCAGGAAAGAAGGTGAGATTTGTTTATGAATGTTTTAGCAGTATATTCAGAAAAACAAACTCTCACCAAATTTTTCTTCCGAAATTATTCTAGTATTGTCATCATAGTGCACAAGGCATCGCAAACATAATCCATCTATAATTATCCCCAGAACTGGTATGGTAGGTCAATGTAACcttttgattattttatttttctccatATTTTTTGTAACTATATATGTCTTTCCCATTTAAGAATTAGTTTTATATCTTTTTAAATGCAAAACATTTAAAATTATAGAGTCATTTTTTGTTGATCTGCTATTATGTAAAAAGCAATTTAACTCATAGCTGATCTGATCAGCATGTGGTTGATATTTTGTAAAGCCCTTCTAATTTTTGGAATCTCGAATCTTTCACTTGCTATTGCTAATGAACTTCGGGATCCGTAGTGAAGTTCTCAGCAGAGCCTATAATGCTTTAGGTTTTTATTTTGacacatccattttcaagcccaATGGAGTATGAAACTGAGCCTTGTCTTATTCGATCAATTTTCTGTTAACATGTTAATCGTATACAGTGGAACGTGGTCttatatgtatttttttcttgaaacatGTTATGTATATAATTAGTTTTCAAAGAATGCAATTTCATTTTTGACTCTTTTTATTTGGATTGGATTTGATACTCTAGTTGCTAAATGTTTGCAAAAATCTTCTAACAGCAGTTATGGTTATCAGGCAATTCCACGTACTAACGCTATGTTTCTTGATATATGCCTGGACTTTTCCATGTGGTATAAGTGAAGGACTTTTGTTTAAGCCAAATAGCATTATGCTTGGTATAAACATGACATTTCACCATCAAAATGCAAATACAAAATTTACCAGGTAGGATGATAAAACAGACTTGTAAACATAGGAAAATTTTGTAGTACGCATCTTATCATGCATAGTATCATATGTCATCATGAAAATTCAGGTTTTTGCATGGCTCCACCATAAGTCTCCCCTAATGAGTATTGACTTACTCTCAAACAATTGCAGTCATCACGTCCATCCACTGACAGCTTGGTACCTTTCAATCAAGAAAAGATTCATGAGTCCTTGTACATGAATTTAATCATAGCTTGTTTTATTTCTTAACACAAACATTACAAAATACCAACAAATGGAGTTGACACTAATTTGTATGTTTTGTCAAAGCCACAATGTTTCTTGATTAAGTTTTTTCTGCTTCCTTCCTATCTAAGGTTCCACATTTGAACAAttaaagattagagcttagaTGTCGCCCTCTTGATATTAGAAAGTTAATGCTATTCTACAGAAATATTTGTAGAAAATAATTTGTGGCTTCCAAATTTAAGGAATCTCAAGTAGAATGAACAAACTTATTTTGTCATCATAAACAATATATTGGGATTTAAGTAATCGCTCAtggatgatatatttcatgatgcAGTACTATAAGGGCATGATGTACAAGTATATATGGCAATTGATGTCTCATGGATGATATATTTCAGGATGCAGTGCTATAAGGGCATGATGTACAAGTATATAAGGCAATTGATGTTTTTATATTCTTCTTACAGGAATAAGCAAGGTAGGTCAAGATTGTCATGGAAGAAATGTGAAACATATTCTATTTATAGATTGAAGAGCTAGGCCTTGTATACGTTTTAAAATCCTGATCTAGTTTCCCTACACTATTACCTTTCAGGGTTGAACAACCTACAAATTGTTTTATTGAGGCCAAGAAAGAGGTAATGATGGAGGCATTGGGAAATAATGGATAATTCTATGTTCACAGACTTTGGTCATGAAACTAAGCCGCAGCCTGCTCATGTTGTCCTAGGCTTATGCACCGCTCATAGTTTCTGAACCATAATTCATGTCTGACATTTGGCAAACAGTGTTTGGTATCAACAGGATGCTTTTGCATTTTACTCTTTAGAGGATCTAGGTAGATGCTGTTGCATTTGTGTACTCTTTAGTGAGTTTAGGTAGATGCTTTTGCATTTGTGTTCTTTATAGGATCTGGATATGCACAAAGCACATCCCAATTTGGAAAGCACAGTGCAATTCCAAATGATGGTTCCCTGGACATTGAGTCAGGCACTATATATATGTCTGGTGAACTAAGTTAGATAATTTGCATGAGTTAGTTGAACCCTATTATTGTTCTGATGTACCTTCTTCCAC of Musa acuminata AAA Group cultivar baxijiao chromosome BXJ2-3, Cavendish_Baxijiao_AAA, whole genome shotgun sequence contains these proteins:
- the LOC103977094 gene encoding pentatricopeptide repeat-containing protein At4g38010, with protein sequence MNVASAHPLQSALLCLLRQRKRIRSFDQIHALLLTSGVTKDSFVAAEVAALLPAFVAPPAAYSAVKHIHGVRRYQFPLLFNSLISGYARSKHPHLGIVAYKLMLADSVFPDRYTFPIVLKSCIKFSGIGEARQLQGAAVKLRFSCDLFVQNALVHVYAVCEEYGDAGLLFDEMPIKDAVSWTSLISGYVKGGLFGKALQLFSLMDVEPNIATLVSIIVACGRLGALNVGRAIHALILKHDYGLSLVAGNALLDMYLKCECLEEARQIFDELPERDIVSWTSFISGLVQCKLPKEAMDVFNSMQASGVEPDNVTLCSVLSACASLGALSSGRWVHEYIERKGIQWDVHLGTAMVDMYSKCGCVDMAVHSFHEMPHKNVTSWNALLGALATHGHGNEALKYFEQMAGVGVIPNEVTFVAILCACCHSGLVKEGCHMFDLMTKSYKLVPWIEHYGCMVDLLGRAGFISEAYGLVRSMPIRADTYVWGALLSACKAHGNVELSQEILCHLLELEPSDSGVYVLLSNIFAADCRWADVTRVRRLMRQSSVKKETGTSIVEVNGEAHEFIVGEFLHPLKEDILLALCTLDKQLQHGEL